The genomic window CACCGCAGGAGCCTGAAGGGCCACGTCTGAGCCATCTTGGACAATGGCGGGTGTGTGTGCCGATGAACTAGCCGTGGAGCCGCCCGTTGCCGCCCGTCGATTGCTGGGGTCCATTCTGTGGTCCGGGCCGGTCGGCGTCCGGATCGTCGAGGTCGAGGCCTACGGAGGTGATCCGGCCGGACCGTGGCCGGACCCGGGGTCGCATTCCGGGCGCGGGCGAACCAAGCGCAACGCGGTGATGTTCGGCCCGGCCGGGGTGCTGTACGTGTACCTCAGCTACGGCATGCATACCTGCGTCAATGTCACGAGCGGGCCGGACGGCGCGGCCAGCGCTGTGCTGATCCGATCCGGTGAGGTGGTGGCCGGGATCGACGAGGCGCGCGCCCGACGCCGCACCGCGCGCACCGATACCGACCTGGCCAAGGGGCCGGGAAATCTGGGCAGTGCGCTGGGAATTTCGTTGAGCGACTACGGAACTCCGCTGTTCGACGCATCCTCGCCGATCCGGCTCGAACTCGGCGATGCCGTCGCCGCGAAGCAGATCGCCAGTGGTCCACGCGTCGGCGTGAGCGCCGCGGCGGACTTGGCATGGCGGTTCTGGCTCCCGTCGTCACCCGCGGTCTCCACCTACCGG from Nocardia iowensis includes these protein-coding regions:
- a CDS encoding DNA-3-methyladenine glycosylase, whose product is MAGVCADELAVEPPVAARRLLGSILWSGPVGVRIVEVEAYGGDPAGPWPDPGSHSGRGRTKRNAVMFGPAGVLYVYLSYGMHTCVNVTSGPDGAASAVLIRSGEVVAGIDEARARRRTARTDTDLAKGPGNLGSALGISLSDYGTPLFDASSPIRLELGDAVAAKQIASGPRVGVSAAADLAWRFWLPSSPAVSTYRRSPRAPRAEAS